One window from the genome of Erwinia sorbitola encodes:
- the flhE gene encoding flagellar protein FlhE yields MKKLIWLLLALPGLSLAADGGWHSSATGPALSNRGVQASSRPLSAPETVAGTITEVVWRYTLSTPAPAGLQVRLCSESRCVPIEGASGSTRGLTNVAAGETLRFIYQVEGKGRVFPVMQVVSNEVMVNYQ; encoded by the coding sequence ATGAAAAAGCTGATATGGCTGCTGCTGGCACTGCCTGGTCTGAGCCTGGCTGCCGACGGCGGCTGGCACTCCAGCGCCACCGGGCCTGCGCTCTCTAACCGGGGTGTACAGGCCTCATCGCGGCCATTAAGCGCGCCGGAAACGGTAGCCGGAACCATCACCGAGGTGGTCTGGCGCTATACGCTGAGTACGCCAGCGCCCGCCGGGCTTCAGGTGCGCCTCTGTTCAGAAAGTCGTTGTGTGCCGATCGAAGGTGCCAGTGGCTCTACGCGTGGCCTGACCAACGTGGCCGCTGGCGAGACATTGCGTTTTATCTATCAGGTTGAGGGTAAAGGGCGGGTGTTTCCGGTGATGCAGGTGGTGAGCAACGAGGTGATGGTTAATTATCAGTAA
- the flhA gene encoding flagellar biosynthesis protein FlhA, with protein MANLAALLRLPGNMKDTQWKVLAGPILILLILSMMVLPLPPFILDLLFTFNIALSIMVLLVAMFTQRTLDFAAFPTILLFSTLLRLALNVASTRVILMDGHTGAAAAGQVVEAFGHFLVGGNFAIGIVVFVILVIINFMVITKGAGRIAEVGARFVLDGMPGKQMAIDADLNAGLIGEEEAKKRRSDVTQEADFYGSMDGASKFVRGDAVAGIMIMIINVIGGLMVGVVQHGMDAGHAAETYTLLTIGDGLVAQIPALVISTAAGVIVTRVGTDQDVGEQMVSQLFNNPRVMMLSAGVLGLLGLVPGMPNLVFLLFTAALLGLAWWVRGKEMKPQNTAVPQTTLTKQPESAASVEATWGDVQLEDSLGMEVGYRLIPMVDSAQDGELLGRIRSIRKKFAQEMGFLPPVVHIRDNMDLTPARYRILMKGVEIGSGDAYPGRWMAINPGTAAGSLPGEVTVDPAFGLEAIWIDSALKEQAQIQGFTVVEASTVVATHLNHLIGQYASELFGRQEAQQLLDRVTQEMPKLTEDLIPGVITLTTLHKVLQNLLAERVSIRDMRTIIETLAEHAAVQTDPQELTSVVRVALGRAITQQWFPGNGEVQVIGLDSTLERLLLQALQGGGGLEPGLADRLLAQAQTALQHQEGLGAPPVLLVNHPLRALLARFLRRSLPQLMVISNMELTDNRNIRMTSTIGGH; from the coding sequence ATGGCTAATCTGGCTGCTTTACTTCGCCTGCCTGGCAACATGAAAGACACACAGTGGAAAGTCCTTGCCGGACCGATACTGATCTTGCTGATTCTGTCGATGATGGTGCTGCCGCTGCCGCCGTTTATCCTCGATCTGCTGTTTACCTTTAATATTGCCCTGTCGATTATGGTGCTGCTGGTGGCGATGTTTACCCAGCGCACGCTGGATTTCGCCGCTTTCCCGACCATCCTGCTGTTTTCCACGTTGTTACGTCTGGCGCTGAACGTCGCCTCAACGCGTGTTATTTTGATGGATGGCCATACCGGCGCCGCCGCCGCAGGGCAGGTGGTTGAAGCCTTTGGTCACTTCCTCGTTGGCGGTAACTTCGCCATCGGTATTGTGGTGTTTGTTATCCTGGTGATTATCAACTTTATGGTTATCACTAAGGGTGCCGGGCGTATTGCTGAAGTGGGCGCGCGTTTTGTCCTCGACGGGATGCCGGGTAAACAGATGGCGATTGACGCCGACCTGAACGCCGGTCTGATTGGTGAAGAGGAAGCGAAAAAACGCCGTTCTGACGTGACGCAGGAAGCGGATTTCTACGGTTCGATGGATGGTGCCAGTAAATTCGTTCGCGGTGATGCCGTCGCCGGTATCATGATCATGATTATCAACGTCATCGGCGGTCTGATGGTGGGCGTGGTGCAGCATGGCATGGACGCGGGCCATGCGGCGGAAACCTACACCCTGCTGACCATCGGTGACGGTCTGGTTGCTCAGATCCCGGCGCTGGTTATCTCCACTGCTGCCGGTGTTATCGTGACCCGCGTGGGTACCGATCAGGATGTTGGCGAGCAGATGGTTAGCCAGCTGTTTAACAATCCACGGGTGATGATGCTGAGTGCCGGTGTTCTCGGGCTGCTGGGCCTGGTACCGGGGATGCCAAACCTTGTATTCCTGCTGTTTACCGCCGCATTGCTGGGCCTGGCCTGGTGGGTGCGCGGTAAAGAGATGAAGCCACAAAATACCGCTGTGCCGCAGACAACCCTGACAAAGCAGCCGGAAAGTGCTGCCAGCGTTGAAGCGACCTGGGGTGATGTGCAGCTGGAAGATTCACTGGGGATGGAAGTGGGTTACCGCCTGATCCCGATGGTGGACAGTGCCCAAGACGGGGAGCTGCTTGGCCGGATCCGCAGTATTCGTAAGAAATTTGCCCAGGAGATGGGGTTCCTGCCGCCGGTGGTACATATTCGTGACAATATGGATCTGACCCCGGCGCGCTACCGTATCCTGATGAAAGGCGTTGAAATTGGCAGCGGTGATGCTTACCCAGGTCGCTGGATGGCAATTAATCCGGGTACCGCAGCAGGCTCGCTGCCGGGTGAAGTGACCGTGGATCCGGCCTTTGGTCTGGAGGCCATCTGGATCGATAGCGCCCTGAAAGAGCAGGCGCAGATTCAGGGCTTCACCGTGGTGGAAGCCAGTACCGTGGTTGCCACACATCTTAATCACCTGATTGGGCAGTACGCCAGCGAGCTGTTTGGTCGTCAGGAAGCGCAGCAGCTGTTGGATCGCGTTACCCAGGAGATGCCGAAGCTGACCGAAGATCTGATTCCGGGGGTGATTACGCTCACCACGCTACATAAAGTGTTGCAGAATCTGCTGGCGGAGCGCGTCTCTATCCGCGATATGCGCACTATTATTGAAACCCTGGCGGAGCACGCTGCGGTTCAGACCGATCCGCAGGAGCTGACCTCTGTGGTGCGCGTGGCGTTAGGCCGTGCCATCACTCAGCAGTGGTTCCCGGGCAACGGTGAAGTGCAGGTTATCGGGCTGGATTCTACCCTTGAGCGCCTGCTGTTGCAGGCATTGCAGGGCGGTGGTGGTCTGGAGCCTGGCCTGGCGGATCGTCTGCTGGCGCAGGCGCAAACCGCATTGCAGCATCAGGAAGGGCTGGGAGCACCGCCAGTGCTGCTGGTCAATCATCCGCTGCGTGCGCTGCTGGCGCGCTTCCTGCGCCGTTCACTGCCGCAGCTGATGGTGATTTCTAATATGGAACTGACCGACAACCGTAACATTCGTATGACGTCAACCATCGGGGGCCACTGA
- the flhB gene encoding flagellar biosynthesis protein FlhB: MSQDSDEEKTESPTAHRLEKAREEGQIPRSRELTSILMLVTGLSILWMGGEWMGRKLGALVADGLMFNHSVVSDTSQMLHQIGNLLLQAVLAVLPMMFGLVVMAIAAPMLLGGLVLSGKSIKFDLGKMNPIKGLAKLISAQSAAELLKAVLKATLVGVVAGLYIWHHWSEMLHLVSESPITALAGSLNMIAMCSVLVVLGLSPMVGFDVFFQLYSYFKNLRMSRQDIMDEHKQQEGDPHVKGRIRQQMRAAARRRMMSDVPKADVIVTNPTHYSVALQYDEKKMSAPKVLAKGAGEIALRIRELGKEHRIPILEAPPLARALYRHSEIGQHIPGTLYAAVAEVLAWVWQLRRWKVEGGLIPKRPVKLPVPEALDFAGEQKSDG; the protein is encoded by the coding sequence GTGTCTCAGGATAGCGATGAGGAAAAAACAGAGTCCCCCACGGCCCATCGACTTGAAAAAGCGCGAGAAGAGGGGCAAATACCGCGTTCGCGTGAGCTGACATCTATTTTGATGCTGGTCACCGGCCTGAGTATTTTATGGATGGGCGGTGAGTGGATGGGGCGCAAGCTGGGCGCATTGGTTGCGGACGGCCTGATGTTTAATCATTCCGTAGTCAGCGACACCAGCCAGATGTTGCATCAGATTGGTAACCTTCTGCTCCAGGCGGTGCTGGCGGTACTACCGATGATGTTCGGTCTGGTGGTTATGGCCATTGCCGCTCCGATGCTGCTGGGAGGACTTGTCCTTAGCGGAAAGTCTATCAAGTTTGACCTGGGGAAAATGAACCCGATTAAAGGTCTGGCGAAGTTGATCTCCGCCCAGTCCGCAGCCGAACTGTTGAAGGCGGTGTTGAAAGCGACGCTGGTTGGCGTTGTGGCCGGGCTGTATATCTGGCATCACTGGTCCGAAATGCTGCATCTGGTCAGTGAGTCACCGATTACTGCTCTGGCCGGGTCACTGAATATGATCGCCATGTGCAGCGTCCTTGTCGTGCTGGGGCTTTCTCCGATGGTGGGCTTCGACGTCTTCTTTCAGCTCTACAGCTATTTTAAAAATTTACGTATGTCCCGTCAGGACATTATGGACGAACACAAGCAGCAGGAGGGTGACCCGCATGTTAAGGGGCGCATTCGCCAGCAGATGCGCGCCGCCGCACGTCGCCGCATGATGTCTGATGTTCCGAAAGCTGACGTGATTGTGACCAACCCGACTCACTATTCGGTCGCGTTGCAGTACGACGAAAAGAAAATGAGTGCACCAAAAGTGCTGGCAAAAGGCGCGGGGGAAATTGCCCTGCGTATTCGTGAACTGGGTAAAGAGCACCGCATCCCGATTCTTGAAGCACCGCCGCTGGCGCGTGCGCTCTATCGCCACAGTGAAATTGGTCAGCATATTCCCGGGACATTGTACGCAGCGGTTGCTGAAGTACTGGCCTGGGTCTGGCAACTCCGCCGCTGGAAAGTGGAAGGGGGGCTGATCCCGAAGAGACCTGTTAAATTGCCGGTGCCGGAAGCGCTGGACTTTGCTGGAGAACAAAAATCTGATGGCTAA
- the cheZ gene encoding protein phosphatase CheZ, with translation MNTIPKPNVDAASAQDIISKIGSLTRMLRDSLRELGLDQAIAEAAEAIPDARDRLDYVIQMTGQAAERALNCVEAAQPRQAVMENGAKALKVRWDEWFENPIELSDARSLVSDTRGYLDAVPEHTGFTNAQLMEIMMAQDFQDLTGQVIKRMMDVIQEIERQLLTVLMENIPDQSSRAKKDTDSLLNGPQINAAAPNVVASQDQVDDLLDSLGF, from the coding sequence ATGAACACTATTCCGAAACCAAATGTTGATGCTGCTTCGGCACAGGACATTATCTCTAAAATTGGTTCACTGACGCGGATGCTGCGCGACAGTCTGCGTGAGTTGGGTCTTGACCAGGCCATCGCAGAAGCGGCGGAGGCGATTCCGGATGCCCGCGATCGTCTTGATTATGTGATTCAAATGACCGGCCAGGCAGCAGAGCGTGCATTAAACTGTGTCGAGGCTGCGCAGCCCCGTCAGGCAGTGATGGAGAATGGGGCGAAAGCGTTGAAAGTTCGCTGGGATGAATGGTTCGAAAATCCTATCGAACTGTCGGATGCCCGCTCTCTGGTTTCGGATACTCGTGGTTATCTCGACGCGGTACCGGAGCATACTGGATTTACCAATGCCCAGCTGATGGAAATCATGATGGCGCAGGACTTCCAGGATCTGACCGGACAGGTGATCAAGCGGATGATGGATGTGATCCAGGAAATTGAACGTCAATTATTGACCGTTCTGATGGAGAACATTCCTGACCAAAGCTCCCGCGCCAAGAAAGATACCGACAGCCTGCTGAATGGCCCGCAGATTAACGCCGCTGCGCCAAATGTGGTGGCAAGCCAGGATCAGGTTGACGATTTGCTGGACAGTCTCGGTTTCTGA
- the cheY gene encoding chemotaxis response regulator CheY: protein MVDKNMRFLVVDDFNTMRRIVRNLLKELGFNNVEEAEDGVDALNKLRAGGFDFVVSDWNMPNMDGLQLLQTIRADGALNKLPVLMVTAEAKKENIIAAAQAGASGYVVKPFTAATLEEKLGKIFEKLGM, encoded by the coding sequence ATGGTTGACAAAAATATGCGGTTTCTGGTGGTAGACGACTTCAACACGATGCGTCGTATCGTCCGTAACCTGCTGAAAGAATTAGGCTTTAACAACGTTGAAGAAGCAGAAGATGGTGTGGACGCGCTGAACAAGCTGCGTGCCGGCGGTTTCGACTTCGTGGTTTCTGACTGGAACATGCCGAATATGGATGGTCTGCAACTGCTGCAAACCATTCGTGCTGACGGTGCGCTGAATAAGCTGCCGGTGCTGATGGTGACAGCAGAAGCGAAGAAAGAGAACATTATTGCGGCTGCGCAGGCAGGTGCCAGCGGCTATGTGGTTAAACCATTCACAGCGGCTACCCTGGAAGAGAAGTTAGGTAAGATCTTCGAAAAACTGGGTATGTAA
- a CDS encoding protein-glutamate methylesterase/protein-glutamine glutaminase, giving the protein MSKIRVLCVDDSALMRQLMTEIINSHSDMEMVASAPDPLVARDLIKQFNPDVLTLDVEMPRMDGLDFLEKLMRLRPMPVVMVSSLTGKGSEITLRALELGAVDFVTKPSLGIREGMLAYSQMIADKVRAASRARLHARGPQPAPVMLKAGPLLSSEKLIAIGASTGGTEAIRHVLQPLPATSPALLITQHMPPGFTKSFAERLNKLCQITVKEAEDGERILPGHAYIAPGAMHMELTRSGANYQVKLNDAPPVNRHKPSVDVLFNSVAQFAGRNAVGVILTGMGNDGAAGLLAMNKAGAWTIAQNEASCVVFGMPREAIALGGASEVVDLHQISQHMLAKISAGQALRI; this is encoded by the coding sequence ATGAGTAAAATCAGAGTTTTATGCGTTGATGATTCGGCGTTAATGCGCCAGTTGATGACCGAAATTATCAACAGTCATTCCGATATGGAAATGGTCGCTTCGGCACCGGATCCGTTGGTAGCACGCGATTTGATTAAGCAGTTCAATCCGGATGTGTTGACGCTGGATGTGGAGATGCCGCGCATGGACGGCCTCGATTTTCTGGAAAAGCTGATGCGTCTGCGTCCGATGCCGGTGGTGATGGTCTCCTCACTGACGGGTAAGGGCTCTGAAATTACCCTGCGGGCGCTGGAGCTGGGGGCCGTCGACTTTGTTACCAAACCGTCGCTGGGTATTCGCGAAGGGATGCTGGCCTACAGCCAGATGATTGCTGATAAAGTGCGCGCCGCTTCCCGGGCCCGTCTGCATGCTCGCGGGCCGCAGCCTGCACCGGTGATGCTGAAAGCCGGTCCACTGTTGAGTAGTGAAAAGCTGATTGCTATTGGTGCTTCCACCGGGGGCACAGAAGCGATTCGTCATGTGCTGCAACCGTTACCGGCCACCAGTCCGGCACTGTTAATCACCCAGCATATGCCCCCGGGCTTCACCAAGTCTTTTGCCGAACGTCTGAACAAGCTGTGCCAGATTACGGTGAAAGAGGCTGAAGACGGTGAGCGTATCCTTCCCGGACACGCCTATATCGCACCGGGAGCGATGCATATGGAGCTGACGCGCAGTGGCGCGAACTATCAGGTCAAACTGAATGATGCACCGCCGGTAAATCGTCATAAGCCGTCGGTCGATGTGTTGTTTAATTCAGTGGCGCAGTTTGCCGGTCGTAACGCCGTTGGCGTGATTCTGACCGGCATGGGCAACGATGGTGCTGCCGGGCTGCTGGCAATGAATAAAGCCGGTGCCTGGACTATCGCCCAGAACGAAGCGAGCTGCGTAGTATTTGGCATGCCACGAGAGGCTATTGCCCTCGGGGGAGCCAGTGAGGTGGTGGATCTTCACCAAATCAGCCAGCACATGCTGGCAAAAATTAGCGCCGGACAGGCGTTGCGTATCTGA
- the cheR gene encoding protein-glutamate O-methyltransferase CheR — protein sequence MKKSTLLAPQENATLLSQMVQRLPLSDTHFKRISQLIYQRAGIVLADHKREMVYNRLVRRLRMLNIDDFGRYMALLENDPNSAEWQAFVNALTTNLTAFFREAHHFPILAEHAKRRTGNYSVWCAAASTGEEPYSIAMTLAETLGTGPGKFQIHATDIDTQVLEKALAGVYRQEELRTISPQQLQRFFLRGTGPHDGMVRARPELANMVTFAQLNLLANDWALPGQFDVIFCRNVMIYFDKETQEKILRRFVPLLKPGGLLFAGHSENFSQISKEFYLRGQTVYGLTKER from the coding sequence ATGAAGAAATCAACGTTGTTAGCTCCACAGGAAAACGCAACGCTGCTGTCGCAGATGGTACAGCGCCTGCCGTTATCCGATACGCATTTTAAGCGTATCAGCCAGCTGATTTACCAGCGCGCTGGCATTGTGCTCGCCGATCACAAGCGGGAAATGGTTTATAACCGCCTGGTTCGCCGCCTGCGTATGCTGAATATCGACGATTTTGGTCGCTATATGGCGCTGCTGGAAAATGATCCTAATAGCGCTGAATGGCAGGCGTTTGTTAATGCTCTGACCACTAACCTGACGGCCTTTTTCCGCGAAGCGCACCACTTCCCGATTCTGGCAGAACATGCGAAACGCCGTACCGGTAACTACAGCGTGTGGTGTGCCGCCGCCTCCACCGGTGAAGAGCCTTACTCTATTGCCATGACGCTGGCGGAAACGCTGGGAACCGGCCCGGGGAAGTTCCAGATCCACGCCACGGATATTGATACCCAGGTGCTGGAAAAGGCGCTGGCGGGTGTGTATCGCCAGGAAGAGCTGCGTACGATTTCACCGCAGCAGCTGCAACGCTTCTTCCTGCGCGGCACCGGCCCCCACGATGGCATGGTACGTGCGCGTCCGGAGCTGGCCAATATGGTCACCTTTGCTCAGTTGAACCTGCTGGCAAACGACTGGGCGCTGCCAGGGCAGTTTGATGTGATTTTCTGCCGTAACGTGATGATTTATTTCGATAAAGAGACCCAGGAAAAGATTTTACGGCGTTTTGTTCCGTTACTGAAACCAGGCGGCTTGCTGTTTGCCGGTCACTCAGAGAATTTCAGCCAGATCAGCAAAGAATTTTATCTGCGTGGCCAGACGGTCTATGGACTGACTAAGGAAAGATAA
- a CDS encoding methyl-accepting chemotaxis protein — protein sequence MLSRLRISGTIIALLGLFCLMQIIASGLSFNSFRLDASNIHQVEISGDQRNALGESWAALLSARVTLSRAGTRAALNVPREKVTSLMAKAQNDLDQADKAFKTFQAIPNVTPEGLALEKDITAAYDVYHSELAQLIAYLQNNQLQAFLDSPTQGKQDNFQVQYARWMKHIDGLRAHAGAASSGFYFQSKVIFTVAVALSLLVTLAGLWWAKQALIAPLARMRGHFERIASGDLNGKVEEGGSNELGQLFISLQHMQHALSSTVRDVRDGSRAMQTGIQEIAAGNNDLSARTEEQAASLAQTAASMEQLTATVSANADNARQASDLAREASGTAHKGGALTGNVVTTMNAIAGSSKKISDITSVIDGIAFQTNILALNAAVEAARAGEQGRGFAVVAGEVRNLAQRSAQAAKEIKSLIEESVSRVNQGAQQVASAGETMDEIVQSVNRVNGIMGEIAAASDEQRRGIEQVALAVGQMDQVTQQNAALVEEGAAATGALEAQAEYLTAAVSRFALDEREE from the coding sequence ATGTTAAGTCGTTTACGTATATCTGGCACGATTATCGCGCTACTCGGTCTGTTCTGCCTGATGCAGATCATCGCCAGTGGATTGTCATTCAACTCGTTTCGCCTGGATGCCAGCAACATTCATCAGGTTGAAATTAGCGGTGACCAGCGTAATGCGCTGGGTGAAAGCTGGGCCGCGTTGCTCAGTGCCCGCGTGACGTTGAGCCGGGCGGGAACCCGTGCCGCACTCAATGTGCCGCGCGAAAAAGTGACCAGCCTGATGGCTAAAGCGCAGAACGACCTCGATCAGGCCGATAAAGCGTTTAAAACATTCCAGGCCATCCCGAACGTAACACCGGAAGGGCTGGCTTTAGAAAAAGATATCACTGCCGCCTACGACGTGTATCACAGCGAGCTGGCGCAGCTGATCGCTTACCTGCAAAACAATCAGTTGCAGGCGTTCCTTGACTCACCCACTCAGGGTAAGCAGGACAATTTCCAGGTGCAGTACGCCCGCTGGATGAAACATATTGATGGGCTGCGTGCCCATGCCGGAGCGGCAAGTTCAGGCTTCTACTTCCAGTCTAAGGTGATTTTCACCGTGGCGGTGGCGCTCTCTCTGCTGGTTACCCTGGCGGGGCTGTGGTGGGCGAAGCAGGCGCTGATTGCGCCGCTGGCCCGGATGCGCGGCCATTTTGAACGCATTGCTTCCGGCGACCTGAATGGAAAAGTGGAAGAGGGCGGCAGCAATGAGCTGGGACAGCTGTTTATCAGCCTCCAGCATATGCAGCATGCGCTCTCCTCAACGGTACGCGATGTGCGTGACGGGAGCCGGGCGATGCAGACCGGTATTCAGGAGATCGCCGCCGGAAATAACGATCTCTCAGCGCGTACTGAAGAGCAGGCGGCCTCGCTGGCGCAGACTGCGGCCAGTATGGAGCAGCTGACGGCGACGGTGTCTGCGAATGCCGATAACGCCCGTCAGGCATCAGATCTGGCACGGGAAGCTTCGGGTACGGCTCATAAAGGCGGCGCGCTGACCGGAAATGTGGTCACCACCATGAATGCCATTGCGGGCAGTTCGAAGAAAATTTCTGATATCACCAGCGTGATCGACGGTATTGCTTTCCAGACCAATATCCTGGCGCTCAATGCGGCGGTTGAAGCCGCCCGAGCCGGGGAACAGGGGCGCGGATTTGCCGTAGTAGCAGGTGAAGTACGTAACCTTGCCCAGCGCAGTGCGCAGGCAGCCAAAGAGATTAAATCACTGATTGAAGAGTCGGTGAGTCGCGTCAACCAGGGTGCACAGCAGGTGGCATCCGCCGGGGAGACCATGGATGAGATTGTCCAGTCGGTTAATCGGGTGAACGGCATCATGGGTGAAATTGCCGCCGCCAGCGATGAGCAGCGACGGGGTATTGAACAGGTTGCACTGGCCGTTGGCCAGATGGATCAGGTGACCCAGCAGAACGCCGCGCTGGTTGAAGAGGGCGCGGCAGCCACGGGAGCACTTGAAGCCCAGGCAGAATATCTGACGGCAGCAGTGAGCCGTTTCGCGCTGGATGAGCGTGAAGAGTAA
- a CDS encoding methyl-accepting chemotaxis protein, producing MFKRMKVVTSLVLVLVIFGSLQLISGGLFFQSLKGDKENFSLTQQIRREQANLTSAWIALVQTRNTLNRTATRYLLDEKGQGTGSTVADLVALAKTQLATAEQQFDEYNKELPPDVLSLPHVQGVNENYKILHGALTELIQMLTSGDFKGFVDQPTTGFQNGFEKAYDTWLQNTDSLLAAGSAQNESAYQRAIWVLMIILLVSVAIIATVWTGIHQILLRPLKSSIDHIRHIASGDLTQKIDVEGRNEMAQLASSLQHMQQELIKTVSDVRDGSDAIYTGASEIAAGNNDLSSRTEEQASALQETAASMEQLTATVKQNAENARQASQLALSASETAQKGGKVVDGVVKTMNDIAGSSKKIADIISVIDGIAFQTNILALNAAVEAARAGEQGRGFAVVAGEVRNLAQRSAQAAKEIKGLIEDSVSRVDTGSALVESAGETMNDIVSAVTRVTDIMGEIASASDEQSRGIDQVGTAVTEMDRVTQQNAALVEESASAAASLEDQASRLTQAVAVFRIRKENVIAAVNNNRGQVSALLTPPTASRKALPSASSDDNWEKF from the coding sequence ATGTTTAAGCGTATGAAAGTGGTGACCAGCCTGGTGCTGGTTTTGGTAATTTTTGGCTCGTTGCAGTTAATTTCTGGTGGCCTGTTTTTCCAGTCTCTGAAAGGGGATAAAGAAAATTTCAGCCTGACACAACAGATTCGCCGGGAGCAGGCAAATCTCACCTCTGCATGGATAGCATTGGTACAAACCCGTAACACTCTTAACCGCACAGCAACGCGTTATTTGCTGGATGAAAAAGGTCAGGGCACCGGTTCAACGGTGGCGGATCTGGTCGCGCTGGCAAAAACCCAGCTGGCTACCGCAGAACAGCAGTTCGACGAATATAACAAAGAGCTGCCGCCGGATGTTCTCAGCCTGCCGCATGTGCAGGGCGTGAATGAAAACTACAAGATCTTGCACGGTGCCTTAACCGAGCTGATTCAGATGCTGACCAGCGGCGACTTTAAAGGTTTCGTTGACCAGCCGACTACCGGTTTCCAGAACGGTTTTGAAAAAGCTTATGACACCTGGCTGCAAAATACCGATTCGCTGCTGGCGGCCGGTTCAGCGCAGAACGAGAGCGCCTATCAGCGTGCTATCTGGGTGTTGATGATTATCCTGCTGGTGTCAGTGGCGATTATTGCGACGGTCTGGACGGGTATCCATCAGATCCTGCTGCGTCCGCTTAAATCCAGCATCGATCATATCCGTCACATTGCCAGCGGCGATCTGACGCAGAAGATTGATGTGGAAGGGCGCAATGAGATGGCGCAGCTGGCGTCCAGTTTGCAGCATATGCAACAGGAGCTGATTAAAACCGTCAGCGACGTTCGCGACGGCTCAGATGCCATCTATACCGGGGCCAGCGAAATCGCTGCCGGGAATAACGATCTCTCCTCGCGAACCGAAGAGCAGGCCTCTGCGTTGCAGGAAACCGCTGCCAGTATGGAGCAGCTGACCGCAACGGTGAAACAGAACGCCGAGAACGCCCGTCAGGCTTCTCAGCTGGCACTCAGCGCCTCGGAAACTGCACAGAAGGGCGGAAAAGTGGTGGATGGCGTGGTGAAAACCATGAACGATATCGCCGGAAGTTCGAAGAAGATTGCCGATATTATCAGCGTGATCGACGGTATTGCCTTCCAGACCAATATCCTGGCGCTGAATGCCGCAGTTGAGGCAGCGCGCGCCGGTGAACAGGGGCGTGGTTTTGCCGTGGTAGCCGGTGAAGTACGTAACCTCGCCCAGCGCAGTGCTCAGGCAGCCAAAGAGATTAAAGGGCTGATTGAAGACTCGGTATCGCGTGTGGATACCGGCTCGGCACTGGTAGAAAGCGCCGGAGAGACGATGAATGACATCGTCAGCGCGGTTACCCGCGTCACCGATATTATGGGCGAAATCGCCTCTGCCAGCGATGAGCAGAGCCGCGGTATCGACCAGGTGGGCACCGCTGTCACCGAGATGGATCGCGTTACCCAGCAGAACGCCGCGCTGGTAGAAGAGTCTGCTTCTGCCGCTGCATCGCTGGAAGATCAGGCCAGCCGTCTCACTCAGGCCGTCGCAGTGTTTCGAATTCGTAAAGAAAATGTCATCGCGGCCGTTAATAACAACAGGGGCCAGGTTTCTGCTCTGCTGACGCCACCAACAGCATCGCGTAAAGCCCTGCCGTCAGCCAGTTCAGATGATAACTGGGAAAAGTTTTAA